Proteins encoded together in one Porites lutea chromosome 2, jaPorLute2.1, whole genome shotgun sequence window:
- the LOC140926370 gene encoding uncharacterized protein, whose product MAWKHREMSSIKRTDPKRSFISRWQLRPQGEFSRFFIQSVTNDGVVKRTGGDSWRVHIRQGPASLAPMVIDHDDGTYEVMFLALEPGNYSAKVFLDYTLCEGYRDPPEDWYTQGDIQGHKQKQGMLGYTGDDFIMTALQSGKPVTFHIAESTKRNGLFKFILPLANDSHLPDLSRLSCNVDCSMLLWNGFGRWVNEKWKPYIPEDYENKEQGRNSKLSTLMVYGDSIGVHYYRLATNRPLCKELFRTCNKKYMWTYDAEWQRNDSNDFNQSIVLGEIKQLLTRPTMKGNRSVFFFNIGIHYSMSLNLTTYQRLIDSVIKMLKQDSGTGDENRTQSSETLSIWRSSTAIEAENFGKTFWGENLTEWRFHNNPRVQLFNTYATSAMCKAGIPVLDMYPLTAAWPKGTRDSIHYTDEPMEPAVSILQRYLVEKLLKT is encoded by the exons ATGGCATGGAAACACAGAGAAATGAGTTCTATAAAGAGAACTGACCCAAAGAGAAGCTTTATATCCAGATGGCAGTTACGACCACAAG GGGAATTCAGCCGTTTCTTCATTCAATCCGTGACTAACGATGGAGTTGTCAAGAGAACTGGAGGGGATTCATGGAGAGTACATATCAGACAAGGACCAGCATCCCTTGCGCCTATGGTTATAGACCATGATGATGGAACATATGAGGTCATGTTCCTTGCTCTTGAACCTGGGAACTACTCAGCCAAGGTTTTCTTGGACTACACGCTTTGTGAAGGTTACAGGGATCCGCCAGAGGATTGGTATACCCAAG GGGACATTCAAGGCCACAAACAAAAGCAAGGCATGTTGGGATACACTGGTGACGATTTCATAATGACTGCTCTACAGAGTGGGAAGCCTGTGACTTTTCATATTGCGGAATCTACAAAAAGAAATG GTTTGTTCAAGTTCATTCTGCCATTGGCAAATGATTCCCATCTACCTGATCTGTCGCGATTATCATGCAATGTCGATTGCTCGATGTTGCTATGGAATGGCTTTGGACGATGGGTGAACGAGAAATGGAAACCATACATTCCTGAAG ATTATGAAAACAAAGAGCAAGGAAGGAATTCAAAACTAAGCACGTTAATGGTGTATGGAGACTCAATAGGTGTTCATTACTACAGGCTAGCAACAAACCGTCCGTTGTGTAAAGAGTTATTTCGCACTTGTAACAAGAAGTACATGTGGACGTATGAT GCTGAATGGCAAAGGAATGACAGCAATGACTTTAACCAAAGTATTGTACTTGGAGAAATCAAACAGCTGTTGACCAGACCTACCATGAAAGGAAACCGAAGCGTTTTCTTCTTTAACATTGGCATCCACTACTCCATGTCACTTAACCTGACGACATATCAAAGGTTGATCGACAGTGTAATCAAGATGTTAAAACAAGACAGTGGTACAGGGGACGAAAATAGAACGCAAAGCAGCGAGACTCTTTCCATCTGGAGAAGCAGCACGGCTATTGaagctgaaaattttggaaaaacctTTTGGGGAGAAAACTTGACAGAGTGGAGATTCCATAACAACCCG AGAGTTCAGCTCTTCAATACCTACGCCACAAGCGCCATGTGCAAGGCAGGGATTCCAGTTCTTGATATGTACCCGCTGACCGCTGCATGGCCAAAAGGGACACGGGATTCCATTCACTACACCGACGAGCCTATGGAGCCTGCGGTTAGCATTTTGCAACGTTACCTTGTGGAAAAGTTACTGAAAACTTGA
- the LOC140928879 gene encoding uncharacterized protein translates to MAWKHREMSSINRTDPKRSFISRWQLRPQGEFSRFFIQSVTNDGVVKRTGGDSWRVHIRQGPASLAPMVIDHDDGTYEVMFLALEPGNYSAKVFLDYTLCEGYRDPPEDWYIKGDIQGNKQQQGMLGYTGDDFIMAALQSGKSLTFHIEESTKRNGLFKFILPLANDSYLPDLARLSCNIDCSMLLWNGFGRWVNEKWKPYIPEGQIIAYYENKEQGRNSKLSTLMVYGDSIGVHYYRLATNRPLCKELFRTCSKKYMWTYDAEWQRNDSNDFNQNIVLGEIKQLLARPGMKENRSVFLFNIGIHYSRSLNLTTYQRLIDSVIKMLKQDSGTGDENRTQRSETLFIWRSSTALEAENFGKTFRRENLTEWRFHNNPRVQLFNTYATSAMCKAGIPVLDMYPLTAAWPKGTRDSIHYTDEPMEPAVSILQRYLVEKLLKT, encoded by the exons ATGGCATGGAAACACAGAGAAATGAGTTCTATAAACAGAACTGACCCAAAGAGAAGCTTTATATCCAGATGGCAGTTACGACCACAAG GGGAATTCAGCCGTTTCTTCATTCAATCCGTGACTAACGATGGAGTCGTTAAGAGAACTGGAGGGGATTCATGGAGAGTACATATCAGACAAGGACCAGCATCCCTTGCGCCTATGGTTATAGACCATGATGATGGAACATATGAGGTCATGTTCCTTGCTCTTGAACCTGGGAACTACTCAGCCAAGGTGTTCTTGGACTACACGCTTTGTGAAGGTTACAGGGATCCGCCGGAGGATTGGTATATCAAAG GGGACATTCAAggcaacaaacaacagcaaggCATGCTGGGATACACGGGTGACGATTTTATAATGGCGGCTCTTCAGAGTGGGAAGTCTTTAACTTTTCATATTGAGGAATCTACAAAAAGAAATG GTTTGTTCAAGTTCATTCTGCCATTGGCAAATGATTCCTATCTACCCGATCTGGCGCGATTATCATGCAATATCGATTGCTCGATGTTACTATGGAATGGCTTTGGACGATGGGTGAACGAGAAATGGAAACCATACATTCCTGAAGGTCAAattatagcct ATTATGAAAACAAAGAGCAAGGAAGGAATTCAAAACTAAGCACGTTAATGGTGTATGGAGACTCAATAGGCGTTCATTACTACAGGCTAGCAACAAACCGTCCGTTGTGTAAAGAGTTATTTCGCACTTGTAGCAAGAAGTACATGTGGACGTATGAT GCTGAATGGCAAAGGAATGACAGCAATGACTTCAACCAAAACATTGTACTTGGAGAAATCAAACAGCTGTTGGCCAGACCAGGCATGAAAGAAAACCGAAGCGTTTTCCTTTTTAACATTGGCATCCACTACTCCAGGTCACTTAACCTGACGACATATCAAAGGTTGATCGACAGTGTAATCAAGATGTTAAAACAAGACAGTGGCACAGGGGACGAAAATAGAACGCAAAGGAGCGAGACTCTTTTCATCTGGAGAAGCAGCACGGCTCTTGaagctgaaaattttggaaagacCTTTCGGCGAGAAAACTTGACAGAGTGGAGATTCCATAACAACCCG agaGTTCAGCTCTTCAATACCTACGCCACAAGCGCCATGTGCAAGGCAGGGATTCCAGTTCTTGATATGTATCCGCTGACCGCTGCATGGCCAAAAGGGACACGGGATTCCATTCACTACACCGACGAACCTATGGAGCCTGCCGTTAGCATTTTGCAACGTTACCTTGTGGAAAAGTTACTGAAAACTTGA
- the LOC140926371 gene encoding uncharacterized protein encodes MITSRKQKLLHCFCLIVSVVIIAHQYFNYKHPTTRSYHSDVSTYRMPRDDESFLSDWCRLQRSRVDWEGLVSSCRRKMAWKDRELNPTNRTDAKKSFISRLEIKPQGEFSRFFIQSVTSDGNLKRTGGDSWRVYIRRGPASLAPMVTDNDDGTYEVMFLALEPGNYSAQVFLDYTLCEGFRDPPEDWFIRGNIHGYEQEHGILGDISIDYINSPLQSGKSVNIYIKESNKTNGFYSYNQRLRKGSGDTSLSKLSCNVDCSLLWDGFGRWIKRKWNLYIPEEDLTKRYHYQAKSKRLQTLCVYGDSMGVHYHKLAKSRPLCKEMFLECNNKYMWIYDAEWRGDDGNDFNQTIILEEIKQILTRPEMTGNHSVFFFNVGIHYSLVLNFTTYRRLIQSLITLLKRDSLGSKALQIWRSSTAIEREHLKKLYAGDNLTKWRFHTSPRVQLFNKFATWEMCMAGIPVLDIYPLTATWPHGTRDHIHYSDDVIEPAVLALERFLSERFQQLCLL; translated from the exons ATGATAACATCAAGAAAGCAAAAGCTTCTTCACTGCTTTTGCTTGATTGTTTCTGTAGTAATAATTGCGCACCAATACTTCAACTATAAACATCCGACCACTAGGTCTTACCATAGCGATGTTAGTACTTATCGAATGCCACGTGACGATGAAAGCTTTCTCTCTGACTGGTGCCGTCTTCAAAGATCGCGCGTGGACTGGGAAGGATTAGTTTCAAGCTGCCGCCGTAAGATGGCATGGAAAGACAGAGAATTAAATCCTACAAACCGAACTGAtgcaaagaaaagttttatttccAGATTGGAAATAAAACCTCAAG GGGAATTCAGCCGTTTCTTTATCCAGTCTGTGACCAGCGATGGAAACCTCAAGAGAACTGGAGGCGATTCATGGAGGGTGTACATTAGACGAGGCCCAGCATCCCTTGCGCCCATGGTAACAGACAATGATGATGGAACATATGAGGTCATGTTCCTTGCGCTGGAGCCTGGGAACTACTCAGCCCAGGTATTCCTTGACTACACGCTCTGTGAAGGTTTCAGAGACCCACCGGAGGATTGGTTTATCAGAG GTAATATTCATGGCTATGAGCAAGAGCATGGTATCCTTGGAGATATCAGTATCGATTACATTAACTCGCCTTTGCAAAGTGGAAAATCTGTAAATATTTATATCAAggaatcaaacaaaacaaacg GCTTCTACAGTTACAATCAACGGTTAAGAAAAGGATCTGGTGACACATCTTTATCAAAATTATCGTGCAACGTCGATTGTTCTTTGCTGTGGGATGGCTTTGGACGATGGATCAAAAGGAAATGGAATCTATACATCCCTGAAG AGGATCTGACCAAGAGGTACCATTACCAGGCCAAGAGCAAGAGACTCCAGACGCTCTGTGTTTATGGAGATTCCATGGGTGTTCACTATCATAAACTTGCCAAGTCGCGGCCACTTTGCAAAGAGATGTTTCTTGAATGTAATAATAAATACATGTGGATTTACGAT GCTGAATGGAGAGGAGACGACGGTAATGATTTCAACCAAACTATTATCCTTGAAGAGATCAAGCAAATCCTTACAAGACCTGAGATGACTGGAAATCATAGCGTGTTCTTCTTCAACGTTGGTATTCATTATTCACTGGTGCTTAACTTCACGACCTATCGTAGGTTGATACAATCCCTGATTACTTTGCTAAAGCGGGATAGCCTGGGCAGTAAAGCATTACAGATCTGGAGGAGCAGTACAGCAATTGAGAGAGAACATTTAAAGAAGCTGTATGCAGGAGACAACTTAACTAAATGGAGATTCCATACAAGTCCG AGGGTGCAGCTGTTTAATAAATTTGCCACTTGGGAAATGTGCATGGCTGGAATTCCTGTTCTTGATATTTATCCGCTGACCGCTACATGGCCGCACGGCACCCGGGATCATATCCATTATAGCGATGACGTAATTGAGCCTGCAGTCCTTGCCttagaacgttttctttctgaACGCTTTCAACAGTTATGTCTACTATAA